The window GGAAAACTGATAACCCCCTTTTGTTATAATTGGACAAAAGCGATACAGAAAAGATGGTAGCACCAGCAAAAATAGTTATCTTATAACCCACAACCCACTAACCAACCGTGAATCTAGATCAAGAAATTAACAGGTTATTAGATATAATGCCAGCATCAGGGCGAATGTTTGGCAAGATTATCAATAAACCCCAACAAACCCAAGTAATTGTAGCCCCTACTCCTAAACCCTGGAGTCAAGCTACTCGCCCACTCTATATCAATTTTGACCTCTGGCGTCAACTATCTCGGGGAGAAAGAGATTTACTGCTCTTAACCACCATTAGCAACGTTTTAGGGGTACAATGGCTTAAACCCAATATCTATCAAGGTATAGCCCTAGCAGGATTAACAGGGGTAGTAGTACAAGCAACCCAGAAAGACGCATTAGGTATAATCGTAGCAGGAAGTTTAACAGCGATCGCCATAAACCAGATTTGGCGCAATAATCGTAGTTTACAAAAATATCTAGAAGCGGACGAAAAAGCGATTAAAATCGCCGCTAGAAGGGGATATACCGAAGTAGAAGCAGCTAAATATCTCTTATCAGCATTAGAAAGTTTACCCCAACTAGAAAACCGGCAAGGTTTAGATTTTATCGAGTTATTACGCTGTCAAAATCTACGGGTACTTGGTAATATATCTCCAGTTGGTATCCCGGAAAACGTGAGAAAACAATGAAGCAATTAACTAATCTTGCTGGAAATATATAGCAGTACAAGCTAAGGTGTTTGACATTTTCAAATTATGAAACCCATTACTAGTCTAGCTTTTACCTCTTGCCTTTTGCCTGCGCGTAGCGCTATAGCACAGAGCAGTCTAGTAGTTACAAAATAGGCATTTAAAAAATGACCAT is drawn from Gloeocapsa sp. DLM2.Bin57 and contains these coding sequences:
- a CDS encoding DUF3318 domain-containing protein; this translates as MNLDQEINRLLDIMPASGRMFGKIINKPQQTQVIVAPTPKPWSQATRPLYINFDLWRQLSRGERDLLLLTTISNVLGVQWLKPNIYQGIALAGLTGVVVQATQKDALGIIVAGSLTAIAINQIWRNNRSLQKYLEADEKAIKIAARRGYTEVEAAKYLLSALESLPQLENRQGLDFIELLRCQNLRVLGNISPVGIPENVRKQ